One segment of Thermodesulfovibrio sp. 3907-1M DNA contains the following:
- a CDS encoding adenylate kinase — MRLVFLGAPGAGKGTQAKRLVEKYGIPQISTGDLLRAAVAAGTPLGKEAKSYMDRGELVPDSVVLGMVKERLSQDDCKKGFILDGFPRNVAQAEALDKMLSEMNMPLDLALNLDVPFDDLMKRLTGRRTCKVCGQMYNIYYSPSKVEGKCDKCGGELFQRDDDKEETIRKRLEVYRAQTEPLIDYYSKKGILKSVSGTGSIDEIFNSICAILEKIK; from the coding sequence GTGAGATTAGTATTCTTAGGTGCTCCAGGAGCAGGCAAGGGAACTCAGGCAAAAAGATTGGTAGAAAAATATGGTATCCCTCAGATTTCTACAGGTGATCTCCTCAGAGCAGCAGTTGCAGCAGGAACTCCGCTTGGCAAAGAAGCAAAGTCATACATGGACAGAGGAGAACTGGTTCCTGATAGCGTTGTTCTTGGAATGGTCAAAGAAAGACTGTCTCAGGATGACTGTAAAAAAGGTTTTATTCTTGATGGTTTTCCAAGAAATGTTGCTCAAGCTGAGGCTCTTGATAAAATGCTTTCTGAGATGAATATGCCTTTAGACCTTGCACTTAATCTTGATGTTCCCTTTGATGACCTTATGAAAAGACTTACAGGAAGAAGAACTTGTAAAGTCTGCGGTCAAATGTACAATATTTATTATTCTCCTTCAAAAGTGGAAGGTAAGTGTGACAAATGTGGAGGTGAGCTTTTCCAGAGGGATGACGACAAAGAAGAAACAATCAGAAAAAGGCTTGAAGTTTACAGGGCTCAAACAGAACCATTGATTGATTATTATTCAAAAAAAGGAATTCTTAAAAGCGTTTCAGGCACAGGTAGCATAGATGAAATATTTAACAGTATCTGTGCAATATTAGAAAAAATTAAATAA
- a CDS encoding XTP/dITP diphosphatase, whose translation MQIVIASRNKKKIEELKRILEGLSIELLSVNNFPHLGEVVEDGETFQENALKKARYVCKQTGLPALADDSGLEVDALEGAPGVRSARYAGDNATDEDNIKKLLKDLEGVPLDRRTARFVCCIALVFPGHKEYLFWGYVRGKITETPRGSYGFGYDPVFIPEGFSTTFAQMLPHEKDRISHRKEALDKLREFLIKLTTNL comes from the coding sequence ATGCAGATTGTAATTGCTTCAAGAAACAAAAAAAAGATAGAAGAGTTAAAAAGGATTCTTGAAGGGCTCAGCATTGAACTGCTTTCTGTCAATAATTTTCCCCATCTCGGAGAAGTTGTTGAAGATGGTGAGACTTTTCAAGAAAATGCCTTAAAAAAAGCAAGATATGTATGTAAACAAACAGGACTGCCTGCTCTGGCTGATGATTCAGGACTGGAAGTTGATGCATTGGAAGGTGCTCCAGGTGTAAGGTCAGCAAGATATGCAGGAGATAATGCCACTGATGAGGACAATATAAAAAAGCTTTTGAAAGATTTAGAAGGAGTTCCTTTAGATAGAAGAACTGCAAGATTCGTATGCTGCATTGCATTAGTTTTTCCAGGACATAAGGAATATTTATTCTGGGGTTATGTGAGAGGTAAAATTACAGAAACTCCAAGAGGAAGCTATGGTTTTGGATACGATCCTGTATTTATACCTGAAGGGTTTTCAACTACATTTGCTCAGATGCTACCTCATGAAAAGGACAGGATAAGTCATCGCAAAGAAGCACTTGACAAATTAAGAGAATTTTTGATAAAACTAACGACAAATTTATAA
- the ftsY gene encoding signal recognition particle-docking protein FtsY: protein MGLFDKLKEKLSKTKQHIVEKIEAVVPVGRKIDETTIEEIEEILISSDFGIHATEQITSILRKRVKEGALKDYSDFKSILKDELYKILENATNLNLSSKPAVILVVGVNGVGKTTTIGKLGYKFISEGKSVVFAAADTFRAAAIEQLEIWAKRVGADIIKHKSGADPAAVVFDAVEHARAKKKDIVIIDTAGRLHTKQPLMEELKKINRVIKKSIPEAPHETLLILDATTGQNAIRQACLFNEALGLTGVVVTKLDGTAKGGVIFGIKKEIGIPVKLIGIGEGIDDLKEFNPKEFVEALFD, encoded by the coding sequence ATGGGTTTATTTGACAAGCTCAAGGAAAAGTTAAGCAAGACAAAACAACATATTGTTGAAAAAATTGAAGCTGTTGTTCCAGTAGGCAGAAAAATTGATGAAACTACAATAGAAGAAATAGAGGAGATTTTAATATCCTCTGATTTTGGTATACATGCAACAGAACAGATTACATCTATTCTAAGAAAAAGAGTAAAAGAAGGCGCATTAAAGGACTATAGTGATTTTAAATCTATACTCAAAGATGAGCTTTATAAAATTCTTGAAAATGCAACAAATTTAAATTTATCCTCAAAACCTGCAGTAATTCTGGTGGTTGGAGTAAATGGAGTTGGAAAAACTACAACCATTGGAAAACTGGGTTATAAATTTATAAGTGAAGGTAAATCTGTTGTTTTTGCTGCTGCTGATACCTTTAGAGCTGCAGCTATAGAACAACTTGAAATATGGGCAAAAAGGGTAGGAGCTGATATTATCAAACATAAGAGTGGAGCTGATCCAGCTGCTGTTGTTTTTGATGCAGTGGAGCATGCTAGAGCAAAAAAAAAGGATATAGTAATTATAGATACAGCAGGCAGACTTCACACAAAGCAACCATTAATGGAAGAGTTAAAAAAAATCAACAGAGTTATAAAAAAATCAATTCCAGAAGCTCCCCATGAGACTTTGCTGATTTTAGATGCTACAACAGGGCAGAATGCAATAAGACAGGCTTGTCTGTTTAATGAAGCCTTAGGATTAACAGGTGTGGTTGTTACAAAGCTTGATGGAACAGCAAAGGGTGGAGTTATTTTCGGAATAAAAAAAGAGATAGGCATTCCTGTTAAATTAATCGGCATTGGCGAAGGAATTGATGATTTAAAGGAGTTCAATCCTAAAGAATTTGTTGAAGCTTTGTTTGATTAA
- a CDS encoding RDD family protein: MINNQSKYGNIFFRGIAKLIDLLLILVLWKFFHEGGFFTGIFYLLISDGLFKGCSIGKKFLRLKVINIERQSKADFRDSIIRNLPLALAAFFLLIPILGWLICIALFAFEFTLIVGDPDARRLGDYLAKTSVIEE; this comes from the coding sequence ATGATTAATAATCAATCAAAATATGGCAATATTTTCTTCAGAGGAATTGCTAAATTAATTGATTTGCTTCTTATTTTAGTCCTTTGGAAATTTTTTCATGAAGGAGGATTTTTTACTGGAATTTTTTATCTGTTGATAAGTGATGGTTTATTCAAAGGTTGCAGTATTGGAAAAAAATTCTTAAGACTAAAGGTTATTAACATAGAGAGACAGAGCAAGGCTGATTTTAGAGACTCCATAATCAGAAATTTACCTTTAGCTTTAGCAGCATTTTTTTTACTGATACCCATTCTTGGCTGGCTAATTTGTATTGCATTGTTTGCCTTTGAATTTACACTCATTGTAGGTGATCCAGACGCGAGAAGATTGGGTGATTACCTGGCTAAAACTTCAGTCATAGAAGAATAA
- a CDS encoding rod shape-determining protein has protein sequence MVFLQKLVGKFSNDLAIDLGTANTLVYVKGKGIVCDEPSVVVVRRDNKKVIAVGTEAKEMMGKTPANISAIKPLKDGVIADFDATGEMLKYFITKAHNRKCFISPRIIIGVPSGITQVEQRAVKDAAIASGAREVYLIEEPMAAAIGVGLPVGEPSGNMIVDIGGGTTDVAVISLDGIVCSKAVKVGGDKMDEAIIAYIKRKYNLMIGERTAELIKINIGSAYPMNSDRTMEIKGRDLITGIPKAITVTEEEIREALQEPVTIILDTIKVTLENTPPELASDIADKGIVLAGGGALLRGLDILIREHTGVPVIIPDDPLRAVVKGCGAMLDKLDLLRRVSLNVNL, from the coding sequence ATGGTGTTTCTTCAAAAATTAGTGGGAAAATTTTCTAATGATCTGGCAATTGACCTTGGAACAGCAAACACTCTTGTTTATGTAAAAGGTAAAGGTATTGTATGCGACGAACCTTCAGTTGTTGTTGTAAGAAGAGATAATAAAAAAGTTATTGCTGTCGGCACAGAGGCAAAAGAAATGATGGGTAAAACTCCAGCCAATATCAGTGCAATAAAACCTCTTAAAGATGGTGTTATAGCAGATTTTGATGCAACAGGAGAGATGCTTAAGTATTTCATCACAAAAGCTCATAATAGAAAATGTTTTATCTCTCCAAGAATTATTATTGGAGTGCCTTCAGGAATAACTCAGGTTGAACAGAGAGCTGTTAAAGATGCTGCAATTGCTTCAGGTGCCAGGGAAGTTTATCTTATAGAAGAGCCCATGGCTGCAGCAATAGGAGTCGGGCTTCCTGTAGGAGAACCTTCTGGTAATATGATAGTTGACATTGGTGGAGGAACTACAGATGTTGCTGTGATTTCTCTTGATGGAATTGTATGTTCAAAGGCAGTAAAAGTTGGCGGAGATAAAATGGATGAGGCAATAATAGCTTACATTAAAAGAAAATACAACCTGATGATAGGAGAAAGAACTGCTGAACTAATAAAAATAAACATTGGTAGCGCTTATCCTATGAATTCTGACAGAACAATGGAAATTAAGGGAAGAGACTTAATAACAGGAATTCCAAAAGCAATAACAGTCACTGAAGAAGAAATCAGAGAAGCTTTACAGGAACCTGTAACAATCATTCTTGATACAATAAAAGTTACCCTGGAAAATACACCTCCTGAGCTTGCCTCTGATATAGCAGATAAAGGAATAGTTCTAGCAGGTGGAGGAGCTTTATTGAGAGGATTAGATATTCTTATAAGAGAACACACTGGAGTCCCTGTGATAATTCCCGATGACCCTCTTAGAGCAGTTGTTAAAGGATGTGGTGCGATGCTTGACAAGCTTGACCTTCTCAGAAGAGTCTCTCTTAATGTTAATTTATGA
- the mreC gene encoding rod shape-determining protein MreC, translated as MIKKITVLIVTVICLVSFFIISYQSRGIISFNKFDLSPLVLPGEYLKNFFSEFFYFKEENRKLKAQLYQMILEQKSSYELIEENKRLKELLNLKEKKKEVVTIAKVIRTGSNKFLKTLWIDKGSAQGIKTGMPAITLNGLAGKVISTSSNFSEILLLTDPNFSVAVRVERTRTEGIVSGTGTNFCILKYIPLEEDIMVGDRLITSGTDGIFPEGIKVGVVKKIERKKGFFQSIEVIPYQLDSKIEEVAIIKSLI; from the coding sequence ATGATAAAAAAAATCACTGTTTTAATTGTAACTGTTATATGTTTGGTTTCTTTTTTTATCATAAGTTACCAATCCAGGGGAATTATAAGCTTTAATAAGTTTGATCTTTCACCTTTAGTATTACCTGGAGAATATTTAAAAAACTTTTTTTCTGAATTTTTCTATTTTAAAGAAGAAAACAGAAAATTAAAAGCACAGCTATATCAAATGATTTTAGAACAAAAATCGTCTTATGAACTTATAGAAGAAAATAAAAGATTAAAGGAACTTTTAAACTTAAAGGAAAAAAAGAAAGAAGTTGTAACAATAGCAAAGGTAATTCGTACTGGATCAAATAAGTTTCTGAAGACTCTGTGGATAGATAAAGGAAGTGCCCAGGGGATAAAAACGGGAATGCCAGCAATAACACTTAATGGATTAGCAGGAAAAGTTATCTCTACATCTTCAAACTTCTCAGAAATACTTCTATTGACTGATCCTAATTTTTCTGTTGCTGTAAGAGTTGAAAGAACACGCACAGAAGGTATAGTAAGTGGGACAGGAACAAACTTTTGTATTCTCAAATATATTCCCTTAGAAGAAGATATAATGGTTGGAGACAGATTAATTACCTCTGGAACAGATGGTATTTTTCCTGAAGGAATTAAAGTGGGAGTTGTAAAAAAAATAGAAAGAAAAAAAGGATTCTTTCAGAGTATAGAAGTTATTCCATATCAATTAGATTCAAAAATTGAAGAAGTCGCAATAATTAAAAGCCTGATATGA